CCAAGATCCAaaaaaaaaaaagtcaaaccgcTCATCAGAGGAAGGGAGAAAAGCTAGTTAAAGATAGGGGGATACCTGAGCGGCCTGGTAGGCACCGAGGGTGGAGTCAGCGGCATCCTTGCGCTCGGCGGCCGACTTGAACTCCGCGAGGTAGCGATGGTAGTCTCCCTTCATCTTCAGGTAGAATAccttggcgtcgacggcggcagcggcggggactAGGCGTTCGTCGAGGAGACGGAGGATCCCCGCGCAGATGTTGGAGAGCTCGGCCTCGACAAGTGCGCGGTACCCGCGCGCCGCGGCGGCGTGCCCCGCCGCTCCACGCCCTTCCTCCTTCTGCTCGATGGAGGACACGATGCGCCAGGAAGCACGACGCGCCCCGATGACGTTCTTGTACGCGACTGAGAGCAGGTTCCTCTCCTCGATGGTGAGCTCgacggtccccgccgccgccacgaccTTCTCCATGAACTCGACCATCTCCTCGTACCGCTCGGCCTGCTCCGCCAGCTTCGCCAAGTAGACCATCTCCTCCCTCGTTGCCGCTGCCTTTGCCATCGCTGTCGACGATCTGGTGTGTGCGCGTGGGCGTGTGGCTGTGGCTGTTGCTGTTTCTCGGCGGAGTGGGTGGGTGCAGGAGGGGAAGTGGGGAGGAGGAGCGGCTGCGGTTTTAAaacgaggggaggggaggggagagcatctacaaccggaccccaCTTCCCCGAAAACGTTCGCGTGTGGCTGTTGCGGTTTCTCACCGGAGTGTGGGTCAGGGCAGTACCGGGGAAAATGGAGGCCCGGTGCAGAAAATGGGCCCTCGCCATCCCACCCCATTGTTATATTGTGAGCTAAAATGGAGCCTTGTCTAAAAAAAATGCTAAAATGGAGCCATCTCATGGCACAAACATTCTCAACCGTCGGATTGAGTGTCCAAACTAATCCGGACCATCGGATCTTCAGATGGCTTGATCTGGGCCGTTGGATCGACTTTGATGTGACAATCAATGAATAGTGTTGTTTCGTTTTtacttttgatttttttttctttggctcgctgactggtgggccgaGAGGTGGGCGGTCCACTACTGTCAGTGACTCTGCACGATCGGTGCTGGTCCATATGAGTGCGAGGGTCATGCCACCACTAGTAAAATCTGGTGGCTGCCGAGGGTCGACCTAGGAGAGGGGTGTCGATAGGGCACTGACCGCATCATCCTCTCTTCGTCTCCTCACTTCCCCCATTCTCTCCTTGTTCCCCTAACCCTAGCTTTTCTctacgccgccgccaccacccgtcCTCCCGCCCCTAGCGCCGCCACCATGCCTTCTCTCCTCCCGTTACTCACCACCACTGGCCCTCCTCGTCCTTGCCTTCGGTTGCGATGCTTCTGTCTCGTCAAGCTCACCGCCCCCGTCCTGGGCCTCGAAGCGTCGTCGGGAGGAGCAAGCGGACTGCCTCTCGCGCGCCGTCACCATCGCCTGGAGAAGGCTCGCGCGATGGTCGCCGGCATGCATCCTCTCCGTGTGGCACAGGTTGAACTCGCATCCCTCTTccatccctctcatctctctctgcCCCTTCCGTTGCTGCTCCCCTTTCTCCTGTACAAGTGCGGGCACTTTTTGGTCGGAGCCGAGCTCCCGGTCATGGCCGGCGAGGCCATGGGAGCTGCTCCCCTCGTTGTTATACAGGTGCGGGcacccacacacacacatgctCCCCTCGCTCCTGGAAGCCAAGCGGGGCCTTAATCGCAAATTAATTTACATCAACAATTGTTCTGTGTGCATCTAGATCCACCTCGACATCATGTCTTCTCACAACAAGGTTCTTAGATTTGGTGGTGGCTTCGCAGGCTCCGGTGACCATCCAAATCACCTCTTCAGTCCATCTATCTTCTCAAGGGGGGCGCAGGTCACTTGTTTCAATGAGGACATGCACGACATCACGCTCCATTTCCAGATCATAAGCTTCTCTAAATAGGTATATAACCACAAGGTTTCACTTGTTACTTATTGCCAAGATACTCACAACTCACAAGGTTTGATGGGGCTTCCAAACAAACTTAAGTCGTCTAAGTTCGTTCTGAAATGTGAACAATGTTTGGTTGGTGACTCTTGTCTACAGTTTTGGAGTTCTTTGCGTCGTACTGACTGACTAAAAATTCAATTGTTTGTGTTGAGCTCTGTTGAAAACTATCTAATTGAGAGACATAGCTTGGTTTGTGTTCCCTATTCCTCACTTCTGGATTTGGGCATTGGACCGAATTTTGCAGCAAAATGTTACTCAAACAAAGACATTGGAATAGAAATCTTACCCACAAAACCGGGGGTGGGGGCTTCTTGCAAGGCTGTGTAGGAATCTTGAGGGCTGGTCTTCGGCAAGGTCACAACACGTGTGAGCTCCTCCTTTTGATATCTTGACCATGATGTAATTTGGATTTTATA
The sequence above is drawn from the Triticum aestivum cultivar Chinese Spring chromosome 7A, IWGSC CS RefSeq v2.1, whole genome shotgun sequence genome and encodes:
- the LOC542786 gene encoding 14-3-3-like protein GF14-A isoform X2, with the translated sequence MAKAAATREEMVYLAKLAEQAERYEEMVEFMEKVVAAAGTVELTIEERNLLSVAYKNVIGARRASWRIVSSIEQKEEGRGAAGHAAAARGYRALVEAELSNICAGILRLLDERLVPAAAAVDAKVFYLKMKGDYHRYLAEFKSAAERKDAADSTLGAYQAAQDIAMKELPPTHPIRLGLALNFSVFYYEILNSPDRACSLAKQAFDEAIAELDSLGEDSYKDSTLIMQLLRDNLTLWTSDMQDDAGDEMRDSSKPEDEQ
- the LOC542786 gene encoding 14-3-3-like protein GF14-A isoform X1 codes for the protein MAKAAATREEMVYLAKLAEQAERYEEMVEFMEKVVAAAGTVELTIEERNLLSVAYKNVIGARRASWRIVSSIEQKEEGRGAAGHAAAARGYRALVEAELSNICAGILRLLDERLVPAAAAVDAKVFYLKMKGDYHRYLAEFKSAAERKDAADSTLGAYQAAQDIAMKELPPTHPIRLGLALNFSVFYYEILNSPDRACSLAKQAFDEAIAELDSLGEDSYKDSTLIMQLLRDNLTLWTSDMQQDDAGDEMRDSSKPEDEQ